The following are encoded together in the Humulus lupulus chromosome 5, drHumLupu1.1, whole genome shotgun sequence genome:
- the LOC133779357 gene encoding conserved oligomeric Golgi complex subunit 3-like: MDPDLAGQSSSPVANLETGTLQHLSQEQLLISDEDSLIGAATDLGWFSSGEGFIAPFDIEFLVTHKELDFSHLLDHLRRLLRGQASLFDWSRSSSLARTLSPRVLESQIDAKKELEKSLKATCEEFIMSITKLVV; encoded by the exons ATGGACCCTGATCTTGCCGGCCAAAGTTCGTCACCTGTGGCGAATTTGGAGACGGGAACTCTGCAGCATCTCTCGCAGGAGCAGCTGCTGATCTCGGATG AGGATTCTCTCATAGGAGCAGCTACTGATCTCGGATGGTTCTCATCAGGCGAAGGATTC ATTGCACCTTTCGATATTGAGTTTTTAGTGACACACAAGGAACTTGACTTCTCTCATTTGCTG GATCATTTAAGACGGCTACTTAGAGGTCAAGCCTCTCTATTTGATTGGTCTAGATCTTCTTCCCTGGCGAGGACCTTATCACCCAGAGTTTTGGAAAGTCAAATAGATGCTAAGAAG GAACTGGAGAAAAGTCTGAAGGCCACTTGTGAGGAATTCATCATGTCTATCACTAAGCTAGTTGTTTGA